DNA from Mustela erminea isolate mMusErm1 chromosome 18, mMusErm1.Pri, whole genome shotgun sequence:
GGCtgtttggcgggggtgggggggggtgtctacCCTTATCAGGGAGTCATGGAAGTTCTCCTTTCCTAGGGAAGTGATGTTCAGGCTGAGACGATTGAGCAAGAAAATGGGGAAGTTGCGCTGTGCCTTCAGAGGTGTCTGGCTGGACGctagagagggggtggggaggagcatgAGATCAGCCTGTGGAGGCAGGCACAGACTGCAGGACAAGGGTCTTCTCACCTAGATCTAATTACCAGCTTATAGGAACTAAGGAAGatagatgaagaaattcaaaaaaccaaaccaaaccaaatgacaaaaaccaaaaaccacagCAGAAAACATCTCAAGGAGGCAATCAGCCAGATCCAGAATGAGGAAGATTCTACGGGATGAAGATTCTGTTTCTCATTGAATCAGTGGCTTGCAAACAAAAAGATTAAAGGGAGGGAATTCCCTTAGGAAGCCAAAGCCACGTGTGGGGCCTTGTTTATGTCTTGGAACAAATCAGCTGTAAAAGCCATCTCTGAGATAATCAAAGAGATTTGAACGTGAACTTGGTATTGGAAGAGAGTAAGGAGTAATTGCTAATTTTGTTGGCTACAATAATGGTCCGGTGGTTACATTTGTTACTTGTTAGTTATAGATGCAAGTAAATGAGATGGCAGATGTCTGGGCTGTGCTCTCAAACACCCGGAAAGAAGCTgggtgagtgtgagtgtgtgtgtgtgtgtgtgtgtgtgtgtgtgacatcttgtGATAGActaatatatatttggtctttgttccaGTTCCTGGCAGGCTGCTTCTCAAAATCTTGGAATTTCCCGagtcagaggggagagaggagggattTTTGTTATTCATACTAAGGCCTTTTCCAACAGGGACCTGAGTGCATGCTAACGAGGGTGGGTCCTGGATCTCTTCAGGACTATTCCCCTGGAATAACATCCTGCCTGTCTGGATGGCAGGCAGCCACCTGTGGGGGTTTAAGAAGGAGCTGGGAGGGGGGTCCTGCCTCTGTCCAGACAGTCTACTCTGCAGCATTTAAAGCCAAAGATATGCCCTTCAATTAGTCTCTTTCACAACCcacctttaaaaatgttctccagGAAGCTGATGATACCATCTACAGAATGAGGCAACTCTTTCACACCATACCCGCTGGTGTCTCTGGTTTTGCAGTgaccccaaccccctccccgtGACCAGGGCACACTCGTTCTCACCGTGGCCATCTCCGAGGCTAATGGCCGAGACTTAGGCTGACAAAAACCTAAGCCCAAACCAGaactcttttctgattttatttatgtatttgagagagagaatgagagagagcgagagagagagagcgcgcatgagtggggcgagagggagagggagaagcaggctctgggctgagcagggagcccgataaaggcctcgaccccaggaccctgggatcatgacctgagccagaggcagcccgttaactgactgagccccccaggcaccccaaaactcctttaaaatctaattttggCCACTGCAGATAATGACCAGGGAATGGtgtgtttgtttcccttttttcttagACAGACAGGGAACCAGCTCTCTGGGGGATGGGTCCCGTTCTAAATGCCACTGGTCAGTTTGTCTTTGGTAACAGAGTGTGGCCCCACTGCTGTTCACACCACGAGGGACCGCATGGCCACCGAGAGAGGTAAGCCTCCTCATCCCTTACCCATCCTCCTCTTCCCAAACCACATCTCTCTGGGAGCCAAGGCCAGTGTAGCCCACTTTTGACACTATCGATTAGCTGTTTTTACTCGTGGCACTCTGATACCAAagttgtgtgtatgtgcgtgtttTCCCCACACAACCTATTCTCCACCTGCCCAGATCGCACCTTGTGGGGTGGGAAACTGATGTCCTCTTCGGCCAAGTCTCACACTAGGTCCCCAGAGTGAGCTCAATCTCCAAGGCTGCCCCCACTTTAGATGCCTCTGTACTTGTACGACTGAGTCGAAGTTAGGGCTCCCGGGACCCCCTCCGCAGGTCCGCTAATTTACTAGAGCGGCTCATGGAACTCAGGAACACGGTTTCCCACCACTGATTGATTACCAAGGACACAACTCAGGGACAGGCACGTGGTGGAGATGCACAGGGCAAGGggtgggcagtggggtggggagcccTCATGCCCTCTCCAGCTGTACCACCCTCAGAACCTGCTTCAGGGTACCCACCAGCACAGACGCTCTCGGATCCCCACCGGTGAGGGGGTTCTGGGGAGGGTCTATTATCTTAGTACGACTGATGAGCTCTTGGGACTAACTCAGGCTCCAGCCTCCTCACCACTCCCTGGTGGTTGAAAAGTGGGGTGAAAATTCCGGCACTCCACTCACACTATTCCCAGCAACCAGCCCCCATTGGAAGTTAAATGGGTCCACCTAgggtcacctcattagcataaactcaggtatGGTTGGGAGAGCTTGCGATGAATAACCCAAGATACCCTCCTATCACCCTTTTCACTAAGGAGCTTCCAAGGGTTTCGGAACCTCTTGTTCCGGGAACCTGGCAAATGCCTTATTGTGTCGTAGATTCCCAAGAAGTAGGAATGAAATGAGAGAAACattgataattgttgaagctgaGTGATAGGTAGAGATTCTGATGCAGTCTCTGGGCTTTTGTGGGTATTTGGAAACTTAGAAGCTAAAACCTttataataaaagagaatgaaagaaagggagagaagaaccCGTAAGCCACGCGGCCTGTTTATGAAGACAAAGACGTTAGCATTGACGCAATACCGTTAGCTAAACCCTACAGATCTCGTTGGGATTCCTCCAGGTTTTTCATTAATGTGCTGCTTCTGCCCCAGGATCCAAGGCAGGGGACCACACCCTGGTCAGAGGTCCCCTGTCCTACTCCCTTCCTGTCAGTTTCTGGGACCTTTCTTGCCTTCAGTGACTTGGACGCTTTGAAGAAGGATGGCCAGGCATTTTGTGGACGGCCCCAGTGTGGACTTGCCTGCTGTTTTCTCACCATCAGACCGAGGTTATGGATTTTTGGGAAGAATACGAGGGTGAAGTGACTTTCTCACTTCAACCTCTTTTCAGGTTGCAAAACCTCGGGAAGCACAGGATGTCCACGTGACTTAGGCTCATTAACCTTCATCTCTTGGTTAAGGCTGTGTCTGCCAGGCTCGTCCACTACTCTTCCTTTTCTATACTCAGTGACTGAGTCACTAAACCCAGCCCACACTCCGGGGATTTTAAGAGTGGAGGAAGGTCACGGAGAGATTTAAGCAGGTTTAGTCGTGTCCTAGAAGAACTCCCTGCCTGACACGCGAGTGGGCAGTGAGAGTGGACATGACCTGGATTTGAGGGACGTTCCCAGTGTGACTCAGCACAAGCTGGGTCTCCGTGGCGCGCGAGGAATGGGAGGAGGATGGCCCACGGTTGGGGGGCTGGCGGCCTTTCTCGGCCCCTAAGCCAAGGCCTGCGCGCCCCCAGGAGCTCGTGTGTCCCCTGCCCGCCAGTGAGAAGCCCCTCTCCGCTCCTGGGTCCCGCCTCGACTCGGGGCGGATCCCTGAGGGCTACTGGGGCCTAGAGACTGGCACACAGACAGCAGGAGTGTGGGGTCACCAAGGAGGGTCGCAGTTGGACCGCAGCGGTCGCGGGGCTGAAAGAAGCTGGAGGAAAACGAGTCCGCCAAAACCCTTGCTCCCCGCACGGCTAGCGCGGGTCACGCGTGTGTAACCAGGGCGTCCGGACCCAGCGGTTGCAAACCATGCTTTATTCACCCCGACTCCCAGcccgccgccccgcgccgcgcCTTTCGGTTCTCCCTCCCGGGgcgtgcggggggcggggggcggccaCACCTGAGCCCTCACCTGCGCCGGCGCGCCCCCCGCCCGGGTTTCTTCTCCCCTCGGCGCctgcgggcgggggcggggggcgcggcggGGGCCGGGACCGGGGGCACCGGCCCAGGCGCGGGTCGGGCCCCGCTCCCCTGCGGGGGCTTGTAGACCAAGTGGAAGATGAAGGCGTTGCAGTACCTGAGGGGGCGGGACGCGTCAGGGGCGTGGCTTCGACgggacgggggcgggggcggggcggcccgACGCCCCTGGGTGGTGGGCGAGCGAGCGGGCGGGGTCCCGGGAGCTGCGCCCCGCCCGCCGTGTGGGCGTGGGGTTGAGGCCAGcgagggcggggctgggggtcGCGGGAAGGGGTTCTCCGGAGGGCGCAGAACCCCGCGGGGGTCGTGGGCCCTTACCAGGGCATGCAGTTGTCCGCGGCTCGCAGGCGAAAGGGGGAGCGGAAGGGGTTGGGCCGCGGGGGGCTGGTGCCCCCTCCGGTGGCCACCGCCATGGTCTGGTCGTCCATCACGCAGCCGTACTCGCTGCTCTCCGTGAAGAAGGCCGGGACTCGGAGGGACTGCGGTGGACGCGGGCCTCTGACTCTCGGAGCGGCGCCTccgcccagcccctccccaggcgCCAGGGGCGCAGACCGCGGTGGAAGCCCGGGACCCAGACAGACTAGGAGCGGGAGAGGCACGAAGCAGACAGACAAGACAGACCGGGTCAGGAGGGCCCTGGGCGCGCCCCGGGTCTGGAGCAGAGAGTGGAAAGAAGAGGCTTTCGGAGAAGGAGGacggagggggagtggcaggagggGAGATCCCTTTTGGCCCCAAAGCAGGTCCCTTTtggcccatcccccacctgtAGCCGGGGCAGCGAGCTCAGCCAAGTGTCCTTGAGACCGAAGCCAGAGTTGAATCCTGCAGGCCGAGGGAGAGCGGGCAGAAGCTGTCTCCCACGGCCTTCGCCCATGTCCCCACACTCCTACCCCAGGCTCTTACCAATAACCAGGTCCGGCTTGGGCCCCTGGAGCAGGTGGTAGGGCCGCGCGGACACCTTGATCTGCAGGTCCCTTCGGCCCCCCTTCTCCTTAGTGCTAGAGCTGAGCCGCGCAGATACTCCAGAACCCGGACGAACAGATACTTCTGGGCCATCCTGGGGAGCCAGGAGTGGAGGGGAGAAACCGCTCCAAGTTGGGGCACTGGGAGGCATGTTAGGCAAAGGGAGTGCAGGAGGTAGTGGGCagctcctcccccaccaaccctcacCCTCTGCAGGGTAAAATGCTGCTGGTCACTGTCCAGGGGCAGGCCGTCACCCACAAACTGCAGCTCCAGCGCCACGTGGGGGAGCAAGACCAAGAGCTcctgaggcagagaggacagatCAAGGTCCCACCCCACAGCCAGCTCCACGCCCAAATGCCCAGCCTCTGGTCCTGGAGGGACTTACCCAGAACACCATGACGAGGTCGAACTCCTTCCCTGCTTCCACCACATGGATTTTCAGTGACTGCTTGTTCTGGATGTTGAGCTCAGGGACTGGGAGAGAAGCTAGAGGCTTAAGAAGATGGTCTCCCTTCCCCGTGtccccctccagctccctgcccccctcactCCCGCTGCTCTGCTCTCCTTACAGGATTGGGGCACCAGGTGTGTGATGACGTAATACACAGTCAACGGGTAGGTGAGAAGCACGGCCATGGGGGAGTCCAAGCTGAGGCCCCTCCATGTGTAGTAATCCTGCCATGAGCCTGGGGAGAGCGGGTTAGTGGGGGACCTGGCCCCCGTGTAGATCCCAGCCCCTTTTAGTCTAATAGCCAGCCCCCTCTTCCTCAGCAGTTCAGACTGCTGACCCGTCCGTCTTTGTCCCTACCTCTAGCTCCCTCAGGGCCCCTCCAGCTCACCAAAGAGGCCCCTGGGTGGATCTGGGGGCACAGGGGGCATCAGGGAAGGCCCATCCCCCTGGAGAAGCTGGTAGGGATCTcctggaaggatggaaggaagaagaggatcCTGGTGTCAGGAAGGCCCCCATCCGGCTcatccccctcttccttccaaaGGAGCTATGTTTCCTGGAGCTACAGCAAGAGGAATGGGAGATTGCCTGTGGACGCGGCTTCtcggtggggtgggcaggggtgacTTCTTTGAGGACTGGGGAAGGCCTGAAATGAccgtggggggtggcaggggagtTGGGTGCGTGCATGGGGGTGTTATCCAGGGCCCTGTTTTCTCCCCCCATCCTTCCCTCTAGGCTGAGGGACCCATGCCTGAAGAGAGGCCCCACGAACCACTGAGAAGAAGGCTGAGGGCTGGTGCGCTGCcccgggggtgcctgggggtgCCAGGGCCTGGAATGAGCATGCTGAGTTGGGTCCAGTAGCCGCGAGTGAGGCCCCGTGAGGCCAGAAAGGCCTCCTTGTTGAAGGTTTCACTGGTCAcctctggagaaggaggaggggagcagTTGAGGGCCTGGTGGCTAGAACCCCAGGCTCTAGCTCTTCTTGAGGCCCCTGGCTCTGAACCAGGTTCTGGTCCTCCAGAGAACGAATATTTCCTAGTGTCTACAGGGCCAAAGGCACCAAACCCATAGGGCCCTTGTAACAATTTTAccgtttttaaaaatactcattagacagatgagaaaaccgagggtCTAAAAACTCAAGGGATTGTTGATGGCCCCCAATCACTGGTGGGGCTGGGCAGCGGGGGATGCAGGCTCACACTCCTCTGCTCCAGACCCTGTCTGCAGCCCCAGGGCTCTAGCCTCCAATCCTAAATCCCCAAGCACTTGGCCTTCAGACCCAGAACCCTgtacccaggcacccagcctcAGTCCCAAACCCCTACCTCagttcccctccctcccactgccccatcGCCTTGGGGTACCTGCGGCATAGGTAAAAGGCAGAGTTGCCAGCTCCCCGGCCCGCTCCATGAAGGCTGCAAGCCTTGGGCACCAAAATCGGTGGCTCACGTCGTCAGGGCATCGCCGCCAGTCGGCCCGGAGACAAGCCTCGCCACAGTACAAGACAGCACTGCACTGGGGGCTGGGGTCACAGGGGGTGGTGGGCACCCAGCTTTCAGCCCTGTGGGTGCTTGGTCCTTGTGTGCCCAGCAGCTGCCCGTGTATCATTCGGTCCGTTTTTCTGAATACTCTGCTCGGGACAGcttgctttcttccctcctttgacTTCCCAGGCCCGCCCTCCCCCACCGGCCAGTTTTCTCTGCTTGCCTGATTGTTGGGGGGCTCCCTCCCTCTCATGCCACCTCTTTGGCTGCTCACCAAGGTGTCAGCTTCACTTCAAAGCTATGCCTGTGACAGACGTGGCAGGTTCGAGCCCGGAGGGAGGCAAACGTGAAGCCCGGCCGGGGACCCCACGTCCGCATTGGCGCCTTGGCTAACTTCACTCCCAGCCTCGGGACCAGACTCTGCAAGTCTCTGAATGGGGGCAGGCACCATCAGGCTGGGGGGCTCAGGAGTCCAGATCCCTACGCCTCCCCAGCCTCAGATACCACATTTCTGTACCGATGCAGCTGGGCGTCTCCCACGGTGAGCTGCCGGGGCTTTCGAGGGTCTCCGGAGCCCATTGGGCAGGCCATGCTGTGGCAGAGGAGAGCATAGGCCCGAGGAGCCAGGTTCTCCGTCCCTGAGGCCTTGCCGGCACTCCCCTGGGTTCCGTCCATCAGCAGGTCAATGCCCAGGATGGTGCCATGTTCATCGGTCACCAGTAAGAGGCAGGAAAGATGCAGGGGGGCAgcctctggggaaggaaggagaagtcaGGGGCAGGGGTATGAACGTCATACGTGCAACGGCTAGACGGGCCAGCTAAGTGAACAGAGGGGACCGGGTAGAGAGGGTATGCCTCATCAGAAGGGGACACCGGTGCTGGGGTGTCTGTGGCCATGCAGAAGTGTGAGCCTGCTGTTGGAACTTTCCAGCTTTTCTGAGActtctggaatttttttcctttcaatatatAAATACTGGCTCCagttgaaaaaacagaaaacatcgTGGGTCCATAAAAACACCTCTCCAGGCCAGACTGCCCTGCAGGCCAGGCCACCGATTGGTGACGCCCCGCTGGGCTGCCTGGTGGAGGAGGTCTTCCAAAGGGCAAATCCCCAGCCCAGGGGTTCTTACCGCTTCTCCGCCCCTTCCTCCTCTCAGGGCCGGCTTCATCCTCTGCCTTGTCCTCCCGGCAACCATCCTCTCCGCCTCCTGCCAACTGCACAGCCTCCTCTGTCTCCCCTGGAGGGTTTGCTTCCTGGGGGGACTCCCTGCTGGCGGGGACTGGCTCCCCAGCCTGGCCACGGTCTACTTTCTCCAGGCCtgcaccctcctcctctccattctcttcctcttcctccccctcctcctcctcttcctccccttcctccaggctgACAAAGCTGACATAGGGGCTTAGGTCTCGGAGGTGGAGTGGGGGTTCATCTCCCAGGAACCGGGCAGCTCCCAGGCCTAGTCCggggcctggctctgccccttgccccaggCTGATGCCCACACTTCGGTTGGGCAAGACGTGAAGCACCCAGAGGGCGGGGTCCTGGGGCAGCCTTCTGATCTGAGCCTCCAGCTGGCGCCAGCGGCCCTCAAGGCTGGACCCCGCAGCCCCGCGCTCCGCCGCGAACTTTCGGAACCAGCCAAACAGGAGGGCAGCGAAATCAAGGAACTCATCTCGGTATCCAGAAACAAACTCCATGTCTTCAGGGCCACAGGGTCTGGGCCCagactgagcagagagaggaaggggtgtATGGTGAGGGAGAGGGTAGGGGTGGTTCACAAAATGGGGGCGTGATTGAGGGTCTCAAGACAAGTTTTCAGGGCTCAGGGTGGGAGTTCAGGGGGAGAACGGGGCTAGGCTTGGAAGTGGGCGAGCAGGGGTTAAGACGAGTAGTCAGGAGTGAGATGGTATTTGGGGCCCAAATCTGCGGCCCAGCCCCTCCAGAGTAGGGTAATCCTATGGGGACCGGACCGCCAGGAGGGATTATTTTGGATCCATCTGTAGGGTATGGTGGGGAGGGACCGGAGCTGGGGCATCCCCTCGGCTTGGATCGGTTCGGCCGGGGGCCCCCGCGGACCTAGCCCCTCCCGGCCGCCCCTCCACTCCGGTAcctgcagccgccgccgccactTTTCGAAGGTAAATACCTCggggctggcggggggcgggcgTGACGTCAGGGCGGCCCGAGCCCGCTGCCCggctggccccgcccccagcgcccGAGGCGCGCGCGGAGGGGGCCGGACTGCGTCCGCCGCAGCTCGCGGACTTCCCCGGGGGCATCACCCGGCATGTGACCGCGGCCCGGCGCCGGCGCCCGGCGGGGAAGCGAAAGCGCCGCGGGGGTGGCGGGAGCCTAGCGGCCGAGACTCCGAGGGCCGCGGCCTGACCTGGGTCGGCCGGACGGGCACCCCGGAGCCGCGCCGAGCCCGTCGCTccgccgcccgcgccgcgcgCCCCGCTGAGCCGCCGCGCTCGCCCTTCGCTTTGCGCGCACCTCCCCGGCGGTCCCTGTTGGCGCGGTGGTCCGGGGCCGGCTCCCGGCGCTGGGGCGCGGGGGCGAGGGGGGCCCCGCCTCCTGGGCTTTCCccgcggcggcgggcggcgggcgcaCGCGGGCCCGCAGTACCGACCGCGCTGTCGGTTCGGACGGTGGGATCGCGGGAAGAGGGCGCCGCCAGCTCGCGCCGCACCCCCAGCCCAGCATCCCGGCCGCGGCTGCCGGCGTCCCCGCGGGCGCGGGACCAAGCCGCCGGCCGCCGCGCTCCGGTCCCCTCTGGCCGCGGAGATGAGCCGGAGCCCGGGCGCCCGGCTCCTCGCGCTCCTCGTCCTGCTGGCGCTGCTGCCTCCGCCAGGTTGGTCCGGGACCGCGCTGGCCCCCGCGTCCCCGAGTCCGCACACGGGGTGcgggcggagggtgggggggaagggggaagggggcgCCGAGGGCCGAGGGGGGGTGTTGGGTAAGTGGCGAGCCGGGGTCCCCAGGCAGCCGGGGCAGGGGATAGGCTGGGGGACATCCGGGTCCAGGCCGTGCTCAGGACGTGTTTGGGGGTGGGATGTGTGGGTTGGGCTCGGGGGTCAGATCCGGGATGGAGGGAAGAGGCTTAGTAACAGGGAGGGGAGCCCCTTGAGCGGGGAACCTGCGCTGACCACCTGGgtcgcccccgccccccaggccaTGGCAACGAGGGCAGCGTCATCGGCAGTTGTTACTGCCACAGGAGGAtttcttcccactcccctccGAAGGGGGAGGTCATGGCACATTTCCGAAAGCACCTGAGAGCCTACGATCGCTGTAATTCCTACATCAGGTAATCTCCCGGAGCGCTGGGAGCGCAGCGCCTCTGGGTGCCTCCGGGAACCTCGCAGTCGACCTGGAACTCCTGGGGGGAGCGACCCCCTCCCAGGATTCCATTCGCCCAGCAATTCTCCATGCCTTGCTTTCCCTTTCCCACCTACCTGGGAATTTCCCAGGCGGGGCAGAAAGgtttccccccaccaccccgccctgCTCTTGGCAGTGACTTCACATCTTTGGAATGAGGAAAGAGCTGAGGTGACCAGGCTTTTCCTTTCTAGGTTCCAGCTACACTCCCGCAGCGTGTGTGGGGGGAGCAAAGATGCTTGGGTTCAAGAACTGGTGAGCTGGTTTGATCGCAAAGGTACGggcttcccccttctccctgggGTCTGTCTCCAGGGCAGCCGTCTCCTCCTCACTGTGGGCTTTGCTTGGGTCCCCTCCCCATGACACCTCGTCTTCCTGTTGTACCTGGTGCCAGGTGAAGTCCCCTCGACCCCTGTTCACCCAGTGTCACCCACCATCGCTGTCGTGATTTGTGCCACTCCCTCCCGtgctcttatttaatatttttctggaaGCCAAGGCACTACTTTTGCTTTCCAGTATTCTACTATGGAAATTTAAAGACTTACACAAAAGTTGAAAGACTTGTCCAGGGGACACCCATAGGACCACTACTTGGAGTCTACGTTTCTAGCTACGATTCTagcttttatgtatttgtattttatgtcttttatataGTAGGTACAAAATACAGCAGACACAAATTCCTGTTTTACAATGTCAAGTTTATAGCACATAACCACATTTGCTTTAGTGCGAGCCCATCTATCTCATTCGTCAtcaattttatttgacagagaagagtgcctgagcaggggagaggggggaggggggagggaggaaggaggagggaggagggaagagcagactccctgctgagcagggagccctgttgcaatgcgggctccatcccaggaccccagggatcatgacctgagctgaaggcacacgctcaactgactgagcccccacaggcgccccttattttttgATGCGTTTCCTGGTTAGGTGCAGGCATGACCACACTTCACCCCCAAACATCTCAGCTTGGGTATCATGGAGCTCAAGACTTGATTGTTGCCATTTCTCTTTTGAGGCTAAATTTACATACGATAAGaggaacaaattctttttttttttttttaaagattttatttatttatttgacagagagagaaatcacaagtaggcggagagtcaggcagagagagagagagaagcaggctcccgctgagcaaagagcccgatgcggggctcgatcccaggacactgagatcatgacccgagccgaaggcagcggcttaatccactgagccacccaggtgccccaagaggaaCAAATTCTTAACTGTACACATGCCACTTTTGAGATGAGCCTGctgtatttttctcataaaataaatacacaaaatgtcCTAACACTTGCAGAAAAATAGTCTTGCGCCTCCTCCATGGCGCACAGACCAGTCTGTGGGCTAGAGACCTGCACACAGGCTTTCCCTTCATCCTCCTGGCCACTGTGGCCCTTGCTAGAATTCTCCCTGCTCTATAGCTGAAAGAAAGGCCTCCCAGGGAGGTCAAGAGACAAGGGACAAGGTCACACGGCAACTCTGTAGCAGAGTCAGGGTTCCAGCCCAGGTGTCCCCCACGTCCCAGTGCAGATGCTTTTCCCAGTGCTTCCTTGTTGCTGGTCGGTTCACTTCCTTCTCCACCCCGCTCTGCCCTccgcctctgccttcctctccggCCTTCAGCTGTGATCTTGATGTTCTGACTCCTTACTTCTTGCCTCTCCAGAATATGGATATGCTAACTCCGGGAGTGCGGCCTCCCAGGAGCTTTTACCTCCTCCCAGCACCCAGGTTCCTGAACCCACACAAAGGGCACCTTTAGACACGGGCTCCCCTGCTCCGACGCACCTGCCACCTGCCTTGCAGTCCACCGCACAGCCCATGCTTCCAGCAGGGGCCCAGTCCTTGGACAGAAACCTCACGCAGAAACCTCACGCAGATGACATCACTACATCCACTGAGGGCCACGGTCGGGGGtctgaggagaggcagaagcagctgGAAGAACAAATAGGGCCTTCCGCGAGAACCTCAGCCATGGTGCCAGTGGTCTCCCTCCTGACCATCATCTTCGTTCTCACTGTGGTCCTCCTGTACGTGttgtgcaggaggaggagggagcagtcACTGCAGCACACTCCAGGTAAGCGGAGCCTCTGGGGTCCATCTCCCTAGAAGCTCTTAGGTGGCCGGAAACCGGAAACCTGCCCCAAGCAGACAGATACGCATCTGTCTGCATCATGAACCATAGGCCATGAGAGAAGATCAGGTAGAGACGGTtacaaaagagggagagaggaaggaaagccatCTCAGGCCCAGGGACCTATCCTTGACCTTCAGAGCCAGGCAGGGCTTGGAGCAATATAAGATGGTAgctaggggcgcctaggtggcttgttgtgaa
Protein-coding regions in this window:
- the CXCL16 gene encoding C-X-C motif chemokine 16; amino-acid sequence: MSRSPGARLLALLVLLALLPPPGHGNEGSVIGSCYCHRRISSHSPPKGEVMAHFRKHLRAYDRCNSYIRFQLHSRSVCGGSKDAWVQELVSWFDRKEYGYANSGSAASQELLPPPSTQVPEPTQRAPLDTGSPAPTHLPPALQSTAQPMLPAGAQSLDRNLTQKPHADDITTSTEGHGRGSEERQKQLEEQIGPSARTSAMVPVVSLLTIIFVLTVVLLYVLCRRRREQSLQHTPDLPRYYTPVASDSSA